A region from the Schistocerca serialis cubense isolate TAMUIC-IGC-003099 chromosome 1, iqSchSeri2.2, whole genome shotgun sequence genome encodes:
- the LOC126472137 gene encoding GATA zinc finger domain-containing protein 14-like, producing MATDTRIRSSVLSRGCRCSKRDGLPHECRCPPELKGDSPQIGAGDHPCPPPEPQFQQGAGAGDASQDYCQQMPSDGYYSGGSVPTTPRDAAMPQGQNVQFGNQGDNEPQHQGHSNPGIGHNPHNSPLDNAVYSSGDNQVTDATHHHNNPGHMNTFGNPGSQVDRAGNFPHVHSDNPHGQYVPAQGNPHSLSSPHDAVHNNPHHMSHGNPGTEISHGNPHQMNPNYPHGNPHQAEHGNPHNPGHNNPGTINNPYHAEHDNQMNFNNPHSGTHGNPHSTNTVNNPHMTHNPGPMEISNNPGTNIQGQTMGNPQAMNPGHPHHAGHGNPHQMNPHSGHGNPHQMNPHSGHGNPHQANPGHGNPHQANPGHGNPHQANPGHGNPHPMNPGHPPHTGHGNPHPMNPGHPPHAGHGNPHPGHMPHHGTSMPYDAGAAGETSTYGNPHGQYSGNPHGVNTPNPGHTHGNPTASHNPHSGYQHNNPHQTSGNPSKAPDYPYEGYPPQVLPPSPKHNQMYPSHAAHGHHNPGTAHQFNANNPGYAHHMGHHENYGQQYPPNANNMHNHPNNQHYPHSGNMHNNPNQMFQHNMTHSHSQGGDVHNPHQYNYQHNPNMHGGNPHYGHQGTSGAGVHNPGTHMGHPHNQGPHDTMGNPHMGHHGYPQNNMQGGFNPHASPSQVHNFGMHGNPGQWNANQGYQQFQGQHGYGNHPGGGQMNTFNNQPHYGNQAAY from the coding sequence ATGGCCACAGACACCAGGATCCGCTCAAGTGTGCTGAGCAGAGGCTGTCGCTGCAGCAAACGGGATGGCTTACCACACGAATGCCGCTGTCCACCAGAACTCAAGGGTGACAGTCCACAGATTGGCGCTGGAGACCATCCATGTCCTCCACCGGAGCCACAGTTCCAGCAGGGTGCTGGAGCCGGAGACGCCTCTCAGGACTACTGCCAGCAGATGCCTTCAGACGGCTACTACAGTGGTGGCTCTGTCCCCACCACACCCCGAGACGCAGCTATGCCCCAAGGGCAGAATGTACAGTTCGGAAATCAGGGGGATAACGAACCACAGCACCAGGGGCACAGCAATCCGGGAATAGGACACAATCCACATAACAGTCCTTTGGACAATGCTGTATACAGTTCTGGCGATAACCAGGTTACTGATGCCACTCATCACCATAATAATCCAGGCCATATGAACACTTTTGGAAACCCTGGTAGCCAGGTGGATAGAGCTGGTAATTTTCCTCATGTACACTCTGACAATCCACATGGACAGTATGTACCTGCTCAGGGTAATCCTCATTCACTCAGCAGTCCTCATGACGCAGTTCACAATAACCCACATCACATGAGTCATGGCAATCCAGGAACCGAAATTTCACATGGAAATCCCCATCAAATGAATCCTAATTACCCCCATGGAAACCCCCATCAAGCTGAACATGGTAACCCCCACAATCCTGGTCACAATAATCCAGGAACTATCAATAATCCGTACCATGCTGAACATGACAATCAAATGAATTTCAATAACCCACACTCAGGCACTCATGGTAATCCTCATTCCACCAATACTGTCAATAACCCACATATGACACACAACCCTGGGCCAATGGAGATCTCAAATAATCCTGGTACTAACATACAAGGACAAACTATGGGGAATCCCCAAGCAATGAATCCTGGCCACCCACATCATGCTGGTCATGGAAATCCACATCAAATGAACCCTCATTCTGGTCATGGAAATCCCCATCAAATGAACCCTCATTCTGGTCATGGAAATCCCCATCAAGCGAATCCCGGTCATGGAAATCCCCATCAAGCAAATCCCGGTCATGGAAATCCCCATCAAGCGAATCCCGGTCATGGAAATCCCCATCCAATGAACCCTGGCCACCCACCTCATACCGGTCATGGAAATCCCCATCCAATGAACCCAGGCCACCCACCTCACGCTGGCCATGGAAATCCCCATCCTGGTCACATGCCACATCATGGCACAAGCATGCCATATGATGCAGGTGCTGCAGGAGAGACCTCGACTTATGGTAACCCTCATGGACAGTATTCAGGCAATCCACATGGAGTAAATACTCCAAATCCAGGTCATACTCATGGTAACCCAACAGCAAGCCATAATCCTCATTCAGGTTATCAGCATAATAACCCTCACCAGACCTCAGGGAACCCTAGCAAGGCACCAGACTATCCATATGAAGGGTACCCACCACAGGTACTGCCCCCAAGTCCTAAGCATAATCAGATGTACCCATCTCACGCAGCTCACGGACATCACAACCCTGGTACAGCTCACCAGTTTAATGCAAACAATCCTGGATATGCCCATCACATGGGGCATCATGAAAACTATGGCCAACAGTATCCACCAAATGCTAATAACATGCACAACCATCCAAACAACCAACATTACCCACATTCAGGCAACATGCATAACAATCCAAACCAAATGTTCCAACATAATATGACCCACTCTCATTCTCAAGGTGGTGATGTCCATAATCCACATCAATATAATTATCAACACAATCCCAACATGCATGGGGGAAATCCTCATTACGGCCATCAGGGTACATCTGGCGCTGGTGTTCACAATCCTGGTACCCACATGGGACATCCACACAATCAGGGACCACATGATACAATGGGAAATCCTCATATGGGGCACCATGGCTACCCACAAAACAATATGCAGGGTGGTTTCAATCCTCATGCTTCACCTAGTCAAGTCCATAATTTCGGCATGCATGGCAAtccaggtcagtggaatgcaaaccAGGGATACCAACAATTCCAAGGGCAACATGGCTATGGGAACCACCCTGGTGGCGGTCAGATGAATACATTTAACAATCAACCACATTATGGTAACCAGGCAGCATATTAA